The Virgibacillus dokdonensis genome includes a window with the following:
- a CDS encoding secondary thiamine-phosphate synthase enzyme YjbQ, translating into MQKIFTLTTHRHTDMIDITTELEQWIHELKVTNGIMVVSSLHTTAGITVNENADPDVKTDMLMRLEEIYPWKHAEDRHMEGNTAAHLKTSTVGHAQTLIIQNGKLVLGTWQGVYFCEFDGPRKRKFHAMVIPE; encoded by the coding sequence TTGCAAAAAATATTTACACTTACAACGCATCGTCATACTGATATGATCGATATTACAACCGAGCTGGAACAATGGATTCATGAATTAAAGGTTACTAACGGAATCATGGTTGTATCTTCCTTACATACAACTGCGGGAATTACGGTGAACGAAAATGCTGATCCCGATGTGAAAACAGACATGCTTATGCGATTAGAGGAAATTTATCCTTGGAAACATGCGGAGGATCGGCATATGGAAGGCAATACTGCTGCACATTTAAAAACAAGTACGGTTGGCCATGCGCAAACGCTCATTATCCAAAACGGTAAGCTGGTATTAGGTACATGGCAAGGTGTTTACTTTTGTGAATTTGATGGTCCACGAAAGCGAAAATTTCATGCTATGGTGATTCCAGAATAA